In one Gemmatimonadota bacterium genomic region, the following are encoded:
- the erpA gene encoding iron-sulfur cluster insertion protein ErpA, translating into MITVTEVASGKMKEILQEEDQAEKGIRIFVEGGGCSGFQYGFAFDDAKEADFKLEMPGGFEVLVDAFSMNYLKGATVDYVETLEASGFKITNPNATGTCGCGQSFDS; encoded by the coding sequence ATGATTACCGTCACAGAGGTTGCGTCGGGAAAGATGAAGGAGATTCTCCAGGAGGAAGATCAGGCTGAAAAGGGCATTCGGATCTTCGTGGAGGGCGGCGGGTGCTCCGGTTTCCAGTACGGATTTGCCTTCGACGACGCCAAGGAAGCGGATTTCAAGCTGGAAATGCCCGGCGGTTTCGAAGTGCTCGTGGATGCGTTCAGCATGAACTACCTGAAGGGTGCCACGGTGGATTATGTGGAGACGCTGGAGGCATCCGGCTTCAAGATCACCAACCCCAACGCCACCGGAACCTGCGGTTGCGGGCAGTCGTTCGACAGCTGA
- the moeB gene encoding molybdopterin-synthase adenylyltransferase MoeB — protein sequence MSPPDSEQTRRYARHLVLPEVGREGQEALGRARVLCVGAGGLGSPLALYLAAAGIGTLGIIDHDRVDETNLQRQVIHGTPDIGLLKTDSAASAIDRINPGVRVVRYPERLDASNVLEILADYDLVADGTDNFPTRYLVNDACVLAGKANVYGSVFRFEGQAAVFCDPDGPCYRCLYPQPPPPGMVPDCATGGVLGVLPGLIGMIQATEVVKRVIGIGEPLVGRLILYDALSMTFRDMKIRRDPGCPVCGKSPRITRAEDLADACGAGAESPSAGPDTDLSVEEVSRRLESGEDLVLLDVRMPEECGICSLPGAVAIPLPHLTERVGELDPAREVIVYCHVGIRSAHAAGILRSAGFRKVWNLAGGIDAWSDRVDATIPRY from the coding sequence GTGTCGCCCCCTGACTCGGAACAGACTCGCCGCTACGCCCGGCACCTTGTCCTGCCGGAGGTGGGGCGCGAAGGGCAGGAGGCGCTGGGGCGTGCGCGGGTTCTCTGCGTGGGCGCGGGGGGATTGGGTTCGCCGCTTGCGCTTTATCTTGCCGCGGCCGGCATCGGGACGCTGGGGATCATCGATCACGATCGCGTGGACGAAACCAATCTCCAGCGGCAGGTGATTCACGGAACGCCGGATATCGGGCTCCTCAAGACGGACTCCGCCGCATCTGCGATTGACCGCATCAACCCCGGCGTCCGGGTAGTTCGCTATCCGGAACGACTGGATGCATCCAATGTGCTGGAGATTCTTGCCGACTACGATCTGGTGGCGGACGGCACGGACAACTTCCCCACTCGGTATCTGGTGAACGATGCCTGCGTGCTCGCAGGCAAGGCGAATGTCTACGGTTCCGTGTTTCGATTCGAAGGCCAGGCGGCCGTCTTCTGCGACCCGGACGGCCCCTGCTACCGCTGCCTCTACCCGCAACCGCCTCCGCCGGGAATGGTGCCCGACTGTGCGACGGGTGGGGTCCTCGGCGTGCTCCCCGGGCTGATCGGGATGATCCAGGCGACAGAGGTGGTCAAGCGCGTGATCGGAATCGGGGAGCCACTTGTGGGACGGCTCATTCTATACGACGCCCTCTCCATGACCTTTCGCGACATGAAGATTCGCCGGGACCCGGGTTGCCCCGTCTGCGGAAAGTCCCCACGGATCACCCGGGCGGAGGATCTGGCGGACGCCTGCGGGGCCGGCGCTGAATCCCCCTCGGCTGGACCGGACACGGACCTGTCGGTGGAGGAAGTCTCCCGGAGGCTGGAGAGCGGGGAGGATCTGGTTCTGCTGGATGTCCGGATGCCGGAAGAGTGCGGCATCTGCTCGCTGCCGGGTGCGGTGGCCATTCCGCTTCCGCATCTCACGGAGAGGGTCGGGGAACTGGACCCCGCGCGTGAGGTGATCGTCTATTGCCATGTGGGAATCCGGTCCGCGCACGCCGCTGGAATCCTGCGAAGTGCCGGTTTCCGGAAGGTGTGGAATCTTGCCGGCGGGATCGATGCCTGGTCGGACCGGGTGGACGCGACGATCCCGCGCTACTGA
- the preA gene encoding NAD-dependent dihydropyrimidine dehydrogenase subunit PreA, which yields MPDLTTEFAGVVSPNPFWLASAPPTNMGSMVSRAFDQGWGGAVWKTLGDPIVNVSSRLAASDYGPLRMMALNNIELITDRSVETNLREIAEVKKAWPDRAVIVSVMVNPEREAWHEMVERVGDTGADGVELNFGCPHGMSERGMGSAIGQVPEYTKMITEWVAEKAADVKKDRPFAVIVKLTPNVTDVVHIARAAREGGADAVALINTINSIMSVDLDTMVPAPNVNGKAAHGGLCGPAVKPIALHMVSSIARDPGWDLPISGIGGIADWRDAAEFLALGATNVQVCTAVMHFGYRIVEEMTEGLEDYLTEKGLASVSEMVGAANGQVVDWGDLDLGYQIVARVHPEKCIRCNLCHVACRDGAHQSIELVSAETGAIVRDRQGVGEEPAPDARVYPRVVDDECVGCNLCSLVCPEPGAITMERVDDGSRSITWREWTERGLPVVPKP from the coding sequence ATGCCTGATCTTACGACCGAGTTTGCCGGAGTGGTCTCCCCAAACCCCTTCTGGCTGGCATCTGCCCCGCCCACGAATATGGGGTCCATGGTGTCTCGCGCATTCGACCAGGGCTGGGGGGGGGCGGTCTGGAAGACCCTGGGAGACCCCATCGTGAATGTCTCGTCGCGGCTTGCGGCCAGCGACTACGGTCCGCTTCGCATGATGGCGCTGAACAACATCGAACTCATCACGGACCGTTCGGTGGAGACGAATCTCCGGGAAATCGCCGAGGTGAAGAAGGCCTGGCCGGACCGGGCCGTCATCGTGTCGGTGATGGTCAATCCCGAGCGGGAAGCATGGCACGAGATGGTGGAGCGCGTGGGGGATACCGGGGCGGATGGCGTGGAACTCAACTTCGGCTGTCCGCACGGGATGAGCGAGCGCGGTATGGGCTCCGCGATCGGGCAGGTTCCCGAGTACACGAAAATGATCACCGAGTGGGTCGCGGAAAAGGCCGCGGATGTGAAGAAAGACCGGCCCTTTGCGGTGATCGTGAAGCTGACGCCGAATGTGACGGATGTTGTGCACATTGCGCGTGCGGCGCGCGAGGGGGGCGCGGATGCGGTGGCGCTCATCAACACCATCAACAGCATCATGAGTGTGGATCTGGACACGATGGTTCCCGCGCCGAATGTGAACGGCAAGGCGGCGCACGGTGGCCTCTGCGGTCCGGCGGTGAAGCCGATCGCGCTTCACATGGTCAGTTCCATCGCGCGGGATCCGGGCTGGGACTTGCCGATCTCCGGAATCGGGGGGATTGCTGACTGGCGGGACGCCGCCGAGTTCCTCGCGCTGGGCGCGACCAATGTTCAGGTCTGCACGGCAGTCATGCACTTCGGATACCGGATTGTCGAGGAGATGACTGAAGGGCTGGAGGACTATCTCACGGAAAAGGGACTCGCCTCCGTTTCAGAGATGGTCGGCGCCGCCAACGGGCAGGTCGTGGACTGGGGGGATCTGGATCTCGGCTATCAGATTGTGGCGCGGGTTCATCCGGAGAAGTGCATCCGCTGCAACCTTTGCCATGTGGCCTGTCGCGACGGCGCCCATCAGAGTATCGAACTGGTGTCCGCGGAGACCGGGGCCATCGTCCGTGATCGTCAGGGGGTCGGAGAGGAACCCGCCCCGGATGCCCGGGTTTACCCGCGCGTCGTGGACGATGAGTGTGTGGGATGCAACCTGTGTTCGCTGGTGTGCCCGGAACCGGGGGCGATCACGATGGAGCGCGTGGACGACGGCTCCCGTTCGATCACCTGGCGGGAGTGGACGGAGCGCGGACTCCCGGTGGTGCCCAAGCCCTGA